Proteins from a single region of Haloplanus sp. GDY1:
- a CDS encoding glycosyltransferase family 87 protein has protein sequence MSLLRRLLARRDDRPLFVALALLVIAALATYPVADWYLRSIDVAPRFGFWDFGAYSSAVDRWTAGEPLYLQNENGGYHGSYLYPPVALLAFAPFLLALPFRPAVLLWTACTVALLWVAVQRLATALGVSLRPWERLAVLPLVVGFQPVLLSMKLGQTAAALGALLTFAASASLRGRPSLSGALTAAVGVVKLPYAPAGAHLLGDRDRFVGAVLGGLALLALSLVAFGVDAHRTFLDVLAWGVREGSTARSPRVWLPPYYRPLYDVPHALLVRVLGSLAIAVGVLRAPAEAVRETTALGFAAVPLLAPLTYAYYFVAAIPAVLLLVAAELDRPDGYPALPLVGLLLLHGHSYGLRTAGRLAPEWVPGILIQPGLWGNLLLVGLAAVRVARAGGPVAVRSLASAARRRGD, from the coding sequence GTTCGTCGCCCTCGCCCTCCTCGTCATCGCCGCCCTCGCCACCTACCCCGTGGCCGACTGGTATCTCCGATCGATCGACGTCGCCCCTCGCTTCGGCTTCTGGGACTTCGGCGCCTACTCCAGCGCCGTCGACCGTTGGACCGCCGGCGAGCCGCTCTACCTGCAAAACGAGAACGGCGGCTACCACGGGAGCTACCTCTACCCGCCCGTCGCCCTCCTCGCGTTCGCCCCCTTCCTCCTCGCCCTCCCCTTCCGGCCCGCCGTCCTCCTGTGGACGGCCTGCACCGTCGCACTCCTCTGGGTCGCCGTCCAGCGGCTCGCCACCGCCCTCGGCGTCTCCCTGCGGCCGTGGGAGCGCCTGGCCGTCCTCCCGCTGGTCGTCGGCTTCCAGCCCGTGTTGCTCTCGATGAAACTCGGCCAGACCGCGGCCGCGCTGGGTGCGCTTCTCACCTTCGCGGCGTCCGCGTCGCTCCGCGGTCGCCCGTCTCTCAGCGGCGCCCTCACCGCCGCCGTCGGCGTCGTCAAACTCCCCTACGCCCCCGCCGGCGCCCACCTGCTCGGCGACCGTGACCGGTTCGTCGGCGCCGTCCTCGGCGGCCTCGCCCTCCTCGCGCTCTCCCTGGTCGCCTTCGGCGTCGACGCCCATCGAACCTTCCTCGACGTCCTCGCGTGGGGAGTTCGGGAGGGCAGCACCGCCCGCTCGCCCCGCGTCTGGCTCCCGCCTTACTACCGCCCGCTGTACGACGTCCCCCACGCGCTCCTGGTTCGCGTCCTCGGGAGCCTCGCCATCGCCGTCGGCGTCCTCCGGGCGCCGGCCGAAGCCGTCCGGGAGACCACCGCGCTCGGCTTCGCCGCCGTTCCCCTGCTCGCACCGCTGACCTACGCCTACTACTTCGTCGCCGCGATTCCGGCCGTCCTCCTGCTCGTGGCCGCCGAACTCGACCGCCCGGACGGCTACCCGGCGCTCCCGCTCGTCGGCCTTCTGCTCCTCCACGGCCACTCTTACGGCCTCCGGACGGCCGGCCGGCTGGCGCCCGAGTGGGTGCCCGGCATCCTCATCCAGCCCGGCCTCTGGGGGAACCTCCTCCTCGTCGGCCTCGCGGCCGTCCGCGTCGCCCGCGCCGGCGGCCCCGTCGCCGTCCGGTCGCTCGCGTCGGCCGCGCGGCGGCGCGGGGACTAG
- a CDS encoding DUF6276 family protein → MSNDHGTNDAGGPTTCPACGGDVVRFPVPPALRRYAPDAGAAAVCVVCLRTHAASEAPSEPTFESIHPAFPTGEAGAAFALTLGLLDSLALRRDAVDDCCAHAERAGADVLLTLDRLADAEGIEPHVDLDRRRRQLAELLR, encoded by the coding sequence ATGAGCAACGACCACGGGACGAACGACGCGGGCGGGCCGACGACGTGTCCGGCCTGTGGCGGCGACGTCGTCCGGTTTCCTGTCCCGCCGGCCCTGCGGCGGTACGCGCCCGACGCGGGCGCGGCGGCGGTCTGTGTCGTCTGTCTTCGCACCCACGCGGCGAGCGAGGCGCCGTCGGAGCCGACCTTCGAGTCGATCCACCCCGCGTTCCCGACCGGCGAGGCGGGCGCGGCGTTCGCACTGACGCTCGGCCTGCTGGACTCCCTGGCCCTCCGGCGCGACGCCGTCGACGACTGCTGTGCCCACGCCGAGCGGGCGGGCGCCGACGTGCTGTTGACGCTCGACCGACTGGCGGACGCCGAGGGGATCGAGCCCCACGTCGACCTCGACCGTCGCCGCCGCCAGTTGGCGGAACTGCTCCGCTAG
- a CDS encoding V-type ATP synthase subunit D: protein MAEDVKPTRKNLMAIEDRIELSERGHDTLEQKRDGLIMEFMDILDQAQDIRADLDENYETAQRKINMARAMEGDVAVRGAAAALKEHPEITTQSKNIMGVVVPQIESSRVRKSLDQRGYGLLGSSARIDEAADAYEELLESIILAAEVETAMKKMLTEIETTKRRVNALEFKLLPDLRENKEYIEQKLEEQEREEIFRLKKIKAKKEEEEKAEAAAESESGLEVVEADD from the coding sequence ATGGCCGAGGACGTCAAACCCACTCGCAAGAACCTCATGGCGATAGAGGACCGGATCGAACTCTCCGAGCGGGGGCACGACACGCTGGAGCAAAAGCGGGACGGCCTCATCATGGAGTTCATGGACATCCTGGATCAGGCCCAGGACATCCGTGCGGACCTCGACGAGAACTACGAGACCGCACAGCGAAAGATCAACATGGCGCGGGCGATGGAGGGGGACGTCGCGGTCCGCGGCGCCGCCGCCGCGCTCAAGGAACACCCGGAGATCACGACCCAGTCGAAGAACATCATGGGTGTGGTCGTGCCACAGATCGAGTCCTCGCGCGTGAGAAAGAGCCTCGACCAGCGGGGCTACGGCCTGCTGGGCTCCTCGGCCCGCATCGACGAGGCGGCCGACGCCTACGAGGAACTCCTCGAATCCATCATCCTCGCGGCCGAGGTAGAGACGGCGATGAAGAAGATGCTCACCGAAATCGAGACCACCAAGCGCCGCGTCAACGCCCTCGAGTTCAAACTCCTGCCCGACCTCCGCGAGAACAAGGAGTACATCGAGCAGAAACTGGAGGAACAGGAGCGCGAGGAGATTTTCCGACTGAAGAAGATCAAAGCGAAGAAGGAAGAAGAGGAGAAGGCCGAGGCGGCCGCCGAATCCGAGAGCGGCCTCGAAGTCGTCGAGGCCGACGACTGA
- a CDS encoding Brp/Blh family beta-carotene 15,15'-dioxygenase: MGGTHRTRDRAPATLMLAVGCRPAWVVVSALLLGTAVATAAGATATLPRWLRYLPLAASLLVFGLPHGAVDHLAPARAAGRRPTPRTMALVGLAYLLLGGVYAALWAVAPVVAAALFVGLTWLHWGQGDLYALDALGSPHLDGVGVRAGTVLVRGGLPMLVPMLRFPERYRAVIDAWVALFGRELGAAWMVAPDARAGLGVGFATLTLGTLIAGYRRDGGRAWRRDAGETLLLWAYFLVVPPLVAVGVYFCVWHSLRHVVRLVGVDEGARGALAAAGPVAALLWTGREAVPLTAVSVLLLVGVWVVAGVGTAPATLAALYLVFVAVLTLPHVVVVTWMDRVERMALGRRAAEQ; the protein is encoded by the coding sequence ATGGGGGGGACACACCGGACTCGCGACCGGGCGCCCGCGACGCTCATGCTCGCGGTCGGCTGTCGCCCCGCCTGGGTCGTCGTCTCGGCGCTGCTTCTGGGCACCGCCGTCGCGACAGCGGCGGGGGCGACGGCGACGCTCCCGCGGTGGCTTCGCTATCTCCCGCTGGCCGCGAGCCTCCTCGTGTTCGGGTTGCCACACGGCGCCGTCGACCACCTGGCGCCGGCGCGGGCCGCCGGCCGGCGTCCGACGCCCCGGACGATGGCGCTCGTCGGCCTCGCGTACCTCCTGCTCGGCGGCGTCTACGCCGCGCTGTGGGCCGTCGCGCCGGTCGTCGCGGCGGCGCTGTTCGTCGGCCTGACGTGGCTCCACTGGGGACAGGGCGACCTTTATGCCCTCGACGCGCTGGGGAGTCCGCACCTGGACGGCGTGGGCGTGCGCGCGGGGACGGTACTCGTCCGGGGCGGTCTGCCGATGCTGGTGCCGATGCTCCGCTTCCCGGAGCGGTACCGGGCGGTGATCGACGCGTGGGTGGCGCTGTTCGGCCGGGAACTCGGCGCGGCGTGGATGGTCGCGCCCGACGCGCGGGCGGGCCTGGGGGTCGGGTTCGCGACCCTGACCCTCGGGACTCTCATCGCGGGCTACCGTCGCGACGGCGGGCGAGCCTGGCGTCGCGACGCCGGCGAGACGCTGTTGCTGTGGGCGTACTTCCTCGTCGTCCCGCCGCTGGTCGCCGTGGGGGTGTACTTCTGCGTGTGGCACTCGCTACGGCACGTGGTTCGACTGGTGGGCGTCGACGAGGGCGCGCGAGGGGCGCTGGCGGCCGCCGGCCCGGTCGCGGCGCTCCTGTGGACGGGGCGCGAGGCGGTCCCGTTGACCGCCGTGTCGGTCCTCCTGCTCGTCGGCGTCTGGGTCGTCGCCGGGGTGGGGACCGCGCCCGCGACGCTGGCGGCGCTGTATCTGGTGTTCGTCGCCGTCCTGACGCTCCCGCACGTCGTCGTGGTGACCTGGATGGATCGGGTAGAGCGGATGGCGCTGGGCCGGCGGGCCGCCGAACAGTAA
- a CDS encoding lycopene cyclase domain-containing protein — translation MTGPTYLQFHLAFLLPAMMLMVATAFVSRTRIAVRPLGSGRRYWVGVAIVTVVALVYTTPWDNYLIATGVWSYGEGSTLATLGHAPVEEYLFILIQPWLTALWLSHLSLPAAWPTGVGSIRGRLGAVAVAAGIGVGGWHLLGTPSTFYLGAILAWAAPVLALQWAVGAPQLWAHRRLVALGVLVPTTYLCVADRVAIEYGIWILSDRYTTGLAVAGLPVEEALFFLVTNCFVVQGLVLYRWVMDRYGAAESEPRGADAGAGS, via the coding sequence ATGACCGGACCAACGTACCTTCAGTTCCACCTCGCCTTCCTGCTCCCGGCCATGATGCTCATGGTCGCGACGGCGTTCGTGAGCCGGACGCGCATCGCCGTCCGGCCGCTCGGGAGCGGCCGACGGTACTGGGTCGGCGTCGCCATCGTCACCGTCGTCGCCCTCGTGTACACGACGCCGTGGGACAACTACCTCATCGCGACGGGCGTGTGGTCCTACGGCGAGGGGAGCACGCTCGCGACGCTCGGCCACGCTCCGGTCGAGGAGTACCTGTTCATCCTGATCCAGCCGTGGCTGACGGCGCTGTGGCTCTCGCATCTGTCGCTGCCGGCCGCGTGGCCGACCGGCGTGGGATCGATCCGCGGCCGACTGGGCGCCGTGGCTGTCGCCGCCGGCATCGGCGTCGGCGGGTGGCACCTGCTCGGGACGCCGTCGACGTTCTACCTCGGGGCGATCCTGGCCTGGGCGGCGCCGGTGCTCGCCCTCCAGTGGGCCGTCGGCGCGCCGCAGCTGTGGGCACACCGCCGACTCGTCGCGCTCGGCGTCCTCGTCCCGACGACGTACCTGTGTGTCGCCGACCGGGTCGCCATCGAGTACGGCATCTGGATCCTCTCGGATCGGTACACCACCGGCCTCGCGGTCGCTGGCCTCCCCGTCGAGGAGGCGCTCTTTTTCCTCGTGACCAACTGCTTCGTGGTACAGGGACTGGTGCTCTACCGGTGGGTGATGGATCGGTACGGGGCGGCGGAGTCGGAGCCTCGGGGAGCGGACGCCGGCGCCGGATCGTGA